In Solea senegalensis isolate Sse05_10M linkage group LG6, IFAPA_SoseM_1, whole genome shotgun sequence, one genomic interval encodes:
- the odam gene encoding uncharacterized protein odam gives MALQTACLLVCLLRTSFALPLQIGIIASNSNEILRLNGLTLAALAQAQAGSILPQYVLQQQQPEVLLTPQMVNLNPQMSGPFGPQGTQLLFPTHGNQLTPMFVPNGQQEQLGPPLDPNAPLVPQQAQNPMQMFPQFQYPGYGFPQFPRQQGFQYFMPSYGYPQQRNTVVLPPNNGQQNLERTTQRPQLPLQQASQPKVHTERTWPVGTHKESTTIPPNPRGDASGPGIDEGNSNFPFLFEP, from the exons ATGGCTCTACAAACGGCCTGTCTGTTGGTTTGTCTATTGAGGACTAGCTTCGCTCTGCCA CTGCAGATTGGAATTATTGCAAGCAACAGCAATGAG atccTAAGACTGAATGGACTAACTCTTGCAGCACTTGCACAGGCACAG GCGGGATCCATATTACCTCAGtatgtgctgcagcagcagcagccagaggtGCTGCTCACTCCACAGATGGTGAACTTGAACCCACAGATGTCTGGTCCCTTTGGGCCCCAGGGGACTCAGCTGCTGTTCCCCACCCACGGCAACCAGCTAACACCCATGTTTGTACCCAACGGCCAGCAGGAGCAGCTCGGGCCCCCACTGGATCCCAACGCTCCCCTTGTGCCTCAGCAGGCCCAAAACCCTATGCAG atgtttccaCAGTTTCAGTACCCTGGTTATGGATTCCCTCAATTTCCCAGACAGCAG GGATTCCAGTACTTTATGCCCTCATATGGCTACCCACAGCAGAGAAATACAGTGGTGCTGCCGCCTAACAACGGTCAacagaacctggagagaaccacACAGAGGCCACAGCTCCCTCTGCAG CAGGCCTCCCAGCCGAAggtgcacacagagaga ACATGGCCAGTGGGGACACACAAAGAGTCTACTACAATTCCTCCTAATCCTCGTGGTGACGCGTCAGGTCCTGGGATTGATGAG GGAAACTCCAATTTCCCGTTCCTGTTTGAGCCTTAG
- the LOC122771598 gene encoding elastin-like, with the protein MKLLLLTTVIVTISNVSAGKTQRMLAAMMAGMNGGTMAGMNGGMLAGMNGGMLAGMNGGIVNPALIAGGLNPALIAGGLNLPVVPGGGAGFVGQPQFVQVVPRVPAFALPAPVPNVYPVPAVNTLPLAGFPQMAAMNPPQQPQMGFPGVAMQQQLPPQPDPLRRFRRQIMKQGNNMKITMDTQIPAPTDSTTTTLCDEDGQHVDN; encoded by the exons ATGAAGCTCCTTCTTCTTACAACTGTTATAGTGACCATCTCCAAT GTCAGCGCAGGCAAG ACACAGAGGATGTTAGCAGCCATGATGGCAGGAATGAACGGAGGAACGATGGCAGGTATGAATGGAGGAATGTTGGCAGGTATGAATGGAGGAATGTTGGCAGGTATGAATGGAGGAATAGTGAACCCCGCACTGATTGCTGGAGGCCTGAACCCTGCGCTGATTGCTGGAGGCCTGAACCTGCCTGTGGTGCCTGGTGGTGGGGCAGGTTTCGTTGGGCAGCCACAGTTTGTGCAG GTTGTTCCTAGAGTCCCTGCTTTTGCTCTGCCGGCCCCTGTTCCTAACGTATACCCTGTTCCTGCAGTCAACACG CTTCCTTTGGCTGGATTCCCTCAAATGGCCGCTATGAATCCTCCTCAGCAGCCTCAGATG GGGTTTCCAGGTGTTGCCATGCAACAGCAGCTTCCCCCACAGCCTGATCCTCTCAGAAGATTCAGG CGTCAGATTATGAAACAGGGCAACAACATGAAGATCACTATGGATACTCAG aTTCCAGCTCCTACTGACAGCACAACAACTACTCTGTGTGATGAAGATGGTCAACATGTGGATAAttaa
- the LOC122770498 gene encoding SPARC-like protein 1, producing the protein MKACLVFTCLLTATFVLSIESKHHGKHHVLHKNSHKIKEKEVMTEEADQPQVPKNKDQDDGQLNSERNADTNKEDREFQATDDRDTNIAVLLNEEELIDLLKKGATEEEVERKELEVDKDKDPPAEVVEISQEEEAEGEEKKEDGKLETGEVVTIKREVKEDSMKDEVHGEVENMSKKNKKEESVSKMADRDELVTLLDETEGSTESDLPVNLDYAADSGIIQPLQQISAKTKPHANYAQPSSKDVTEKEQLAVDEDYEHDMQNTEAAISEEVSDLDKLQVLKNAQDLQAKAKEITEDVKPQEKKRSRELDSGSRVAGKEEEERSKDDDVSHTKKKTRKQKKNQRARKHTPQSEEAQTELSQRDRQESEISSSSDNRVHKAKRRGAGKWSPLVGMNPVQIRATMDLYPGSRPSLSRGVHRPDAAAGPCDSFRCKRGKTCKLDADNKPGCVCQEPSQCPPSVNEFDHVCGTDNKTYHTSCELFATKCNLEGTKRGPKLHLDYTGPCKLIPSCVDTELVQFPLRMRDWLKNVLLQLYELDTTSPGFLTPKQHFRVRKLFESERRLHAGDHSVELLAQDFEKNYNLYIYPVHWQFAQLDQHPSDRFLSHSELAPLRVPLVPMEHCTSRFFQECDTDKDKQVSFEEWISCFGIRNEDMDVNLIF; encoded by the exons ATGAAGGCCTGCTTAGTTTTCACCTGTTTACTGACAGCCACGTTTGTCCTGTCT ATTGAGAGTAAACATCATGGAAAACATCATGTGTTGCACAAGAATTCACACAAAATCAAGGAAAAG GAGGTCATGACAGAGGAGGCCGACCAACCACAGGTTCCCAAGAACAAGGATCAGGACGATGGGCAGCTGAACTCTGAACGCAATGCTGATACGAACAAGGAGGACAGAGAATTTCAGGCTACAGATGACAGAGATACAAATATTGCTGTTCTGTTGAATGAGGAAGAGCTGATAGACCTTTTGAAGAAAGGTGCAACAGAGGAAGAGGTGGAACGAAAAGAGCTAGAGGTGGATAAAGACAAGGATCCACCTGCTGAGGTGGTGGAGATCAGCCAGGAGGAGGAAGCCGAGGGtgaagagaagaaggaagatGGTAAATTAGAAACTGGGGAGGTTGTGACAATTAAGAGGGAGGTGAAGGAAGACAGCATGAAAGATGAAGTTCATGGGGAGGTGGAGAACATgtccaagaagaacaagaaggagGAATCTGTGAGCAAAATGGCTGACAGAGATGAGCTGGTGACACTGTTAGACGAAACAGAGGGCAGCACAGAATCAGATCTACCAGTAAATCTTGACTATGCTGCTGATAGTGGCATCATACAACCTCTGCAACAAATATCAGCCAAAACAAAACCCCATGCTAACTATGCCCAGCCTTCCTCTAAAGATGTTACTGAGAAAGAACAGCTTGCCGTTGATGAGGACTATGAACATGACATGCAAAACACTGAAGCGGCAATTAGTGAGGAGGTGTCTGATCTAGACAAACTGCAAGTGCTCAAAAATGCCCAAGATTTACAAGCTAAAGCCAAAGAAATCACTGAAGACGTGAAGCctcaggagaagaagaggagtagGGAGCTTGATTCAGGATCCCGGGTGGCtggaaaggaagaggaggagagaagtaAGGATGACGATGTAAGCCACACCAAGAAAAAGACaaggaagcagaagaagaaccaGAGGGCAAGGAAGCACACGCCACAGAGCGAGGAAGCACAAACTGAACTGAGCCAACGAGATCGTCAAGAGtcagagatcagcagcagcagtgacaataGAGTGCACAAAGCCAAGAGGAGAGGGGCAGGAAAATGG AGTCCTTTGGTGGGAATGAATCCAGTGCAGATAAGAGCTACAATGGATCTCTACCCTGGCTCCAGACCCTCTCTCAGCAGAGGCGTCCATCGGCCAGACGCCGCTGCTG GTCCATGTGACAGTTTCCGCTGCAAACGCGGAAAGACGTGTAAACTGGACGCAGACAATAAGCCAGGCTGTGTTTGTCAGGAGCCGTCTCAGTGTCCTCCCAGTGTGAACGAGTTTGATCAT GTTTGTGgaacagacaacaaaacataCCATACATCTTGTGAACTCTTTGCCACTAAATGCAACCTGGAGGGCACAAAGCGGGGCCCCAAACTTCACCTGGACTACACTGGGCCATGCAAAT TAATACCTTCGTGTGTGGACACTGAGCTGGTCCAGTTTCCTTTACGGATGAGAGACTGGCTAAaaaatgtgctgctgcagctctacGAGCTTGACACCACGTCCCCTGGCTTTCTCACTCCTAAACAACATTTTAGG GTGAGGAAACTCTTTGAGAGTGAGCGGCGACTTCATGCTGGGGATCACTCTGTGGAGCTTCTTGCACAGGACTTTGAGAAAAACTACAACTTGTACATTTATCCAGTACACTGGCAGTTTGCCCAACTGGACCAGCACCCTTCTGACAG ATTCTTGTCCCACTCAGAGCTGGCCCCGCTCCGGGTCCCTCTGGTGCCGATGGAGCACTGCACCTCCCGCTTCTTCCAGGAGTGTGACACTGACAAGGACAAGCAGGTGTCCTTTGAGGAATGGATCTCCTGTTTTGGCATCAGAAATG AGGATATGGATGTCAACCTGATTTTCTGA
- the scpp1 gene encoding secretory calcium-binding phosphoprotein 1 isoform X2: MEITIITFCLIGAVFANPISYNFLLESSDIDANSTESLSISQSSENNTSEIQSSEENSSNQSSESSESLESTSEDKTSEESKSQSDEDDGIDSVDETRDDSMGSEENVRKSWVQAFAGVTNYLSAEDNSSTEVKGQTEHLTDKQSTHKKAFKQRMILPLEESTSDSSDTTSESAEITVATAAPSDSSESSSSEVTGATAAPSDSKDSTSSESSESSETSDSSDTSKSTEDSDISDSAEVEQITTKDCVNGTQSCESEEYVFQDIGDDGHHALDNLMVPDDDERELSLRR; this comes from the exons ATGGAGATTACCATCATAACATTCTGTCTCATTGGAGCAGTTTTTGCCAACCCA atttCATACAATTTCCTTTTGGAATCAAGCGATATTGACGCAAACTCG ACTGAAAGTTTGTCTATTTCCCAATCATCTGAAAATAACACCTCAGAGATTCAG AGCTCTGAAGAAAACTCCTCAAATCAA agtTCAGAATCGTCAGAATCTTTAGAATCTACATCCGAGGACAAG acttCTGAGGAGAGTAAGAGCCAGTCAGATGAGGATGATGGG ATTGACTCTGTCGATGAAACCAGAGACGACAGCATGGGCAGTGAGGAGAACGTTCGGAAg AGCTGGGTTCAAGCCTTCGCAGGAGTCACCAACTACCTGAGCGCAGaggacaacagcagcacagaggtcAAGGGTCAAACAGAGCATCTGACGGACAAACAGTCCACTCACAAGAAAGCTTTCAAACAGAGGATGATCCTGCCTTTGGAGGAGAGCACCAGCGACAGCAGTGATACCACCAGCGAGAGCGCAGAAATCACTGTTGCTACCGCCGCACCCAGTGACAGCAGCGAGAGCTCCAGCAGTGAAGTGACTGGTGCTACCGCTGCTCCCAGTGACAGCAAAGACAGCACCAGCAGTGAGAGCAGTGAGAGCAGTGAGACCAGCGACAGCAGTGACACAAGCAAGAGCACAGAGGACAGCGATATCAGTGACAGTGCAGAGGTGGAACAGATCACAACCAAGGACTGTGTGAATGGGACTCAGAGCTGTGAAAGTGAAGAGTACGTTTTCCAGGATATAGGAGATGATGGCCACCATGCTCTGGACAATCTGATGGTGCCAGATGACGACGAGAGGGAGCTGAGTCTAAGGAGATGA
- the scpp1 gene encoding secretory calcium-binding phosphoprotein 1 isoform X1, giving the protein MEITIITFCLIGAVFANPISYNFLLESSDIDANSTESLSISQSSENNTSEIQSSEENSSNQSSESSESLESTSEDKTSEESKSQSDEDDGIDSVDETRDDSMGSEENVRKQSWVQAFAGVTNYLSAEDNSSTEVKGQTEHLTDKQSTHKKAFKQRMILPLEESTSDSSDTTSESAEITVATAAPSDSSESSSSEVTGATAAPSDSKDSTSSESSESSETSDSSDTSKSTEDSDISDSAEVEQITTKDCVNGTQSCESEEYVFQDIGDDGHHALDNLMVPDDDERELSLRR; this is encoded by the exons ATGGAGATTACCATCATAACATTCTGTCTCATTGGAGCAGTTTTTGCCAACCCA atttCATACAATTTCCTTTTGGAATCAAGCGATATTGACGCAAACTCG ACTGAAAGTTTGTCTATTTCCCAATCATCTGAAAATAACACCTCAGAGATTCAG AGCTCTGAAGAAAACTCCTCAAATCAA agtTCAGAATCGTCAGAATCTTTAGAATCTACATCCGAGGACAAG acttCTGAGGAGAGTAAGAGCCAGTCAGATGAGGATGATGGG ATTGACTCTGTCGATGAAACCAGAGACGACAGCATGGGCAGTGAGGAGAACGTTCGGAAg CAGAGCTGGGTTCAAGCCTTCGCAGGAGTCACCAACTACCTGAGCGCAGaggacaacagcagcacagaggtcAAGGGTCAAACAGAGCATCTGACGGACAAACAGTCCACTCACAAGAAAGCTTTCAAACAGAGGATGATCCTGCCTTTGGAGGAGAGCACCAGCGACAGCAGTGATACCACCAGCGAGAGCGCAGAAATCACTGTTGCTACCGCCGCACCCAGTGACAGCAGCGAGAGCTCCAGCAGTGAAGTGACTGGTGCTACCGCTGCTCCCAGTGACAGCAAAGACAGCACCAGCAGTGAGAGCAGTGAGAGCAGTGAGACCAGCGACAGCAGTGACACAAGCAAGAGCACAGAGGACAGCGATATCAGTGACAGTGCAGAGGTGGAACAGATCACAACCAAGGACTGTGTGAATGGGACTCAGAGCTGTGAAAGTGAAGAGTACGTTTTCCAGGATATAGGAGATGATGGCCACCATGCTCTGGACAATCTGATGGTGCCAGATGACGACGAGAGGGAGCTGAGTCTAAGGAGATGA
- the aptx gene encoding aprataxin isoform X1 yields the protein MPTCWLVSEEGIHKPILLPHLQTVVLGRCPETTIKDKKCSRQQVELKAECNKGYVKVKQLGTNPTSVDSVVVGTGNEVRIKPGQRLHIVNQLYPYTIQFKEDPTGKNSGTKRPRESASDDRESPREAQKMKAAKLTEKVPVLVNHGEAQKHTERGGLWSQGLKISMQDPKMQLYKDDKVVVIKDKYPKARHHWLVLPWQSIPSLKALCEEHCDLVKHMQQVADQMVQQCPDSSSLSFRTGYHAIPSMSHVHLHVISQDFDSPCLKNKKHWNSFTTDYFIESNDVIQMLETNGRVTVKEGATELLKLPLCCHMCHKELSTIPALKEHLKSHFPR from the exons ATGCCGACTTGCTGGCTTGTTAGCGAAGAGGGGATTCATAAACCAATTCTGCTGCCTCACTTACAAACAGTTGTCCTGGGTCGATGTCCAGAAACGACtattaaagacaaaaaatgcTCCCGGCAGCAAG TTGAATTGAAAGCAGAGTGCAACAAAGGTTATGTCAAAGTTAAACAG CTTGGCACAAATCCCACCTCCGTAGACTCTGTAGTGGTGGGTACAGGCAATGAGGTCAGGATAAAGCCTGGACAGCGGCTTCATATTGTCAATCAGCTCTATCCATACACAATTCAGTTCAAGGAGGATCCCACTGGCAAAAATAGTGGCACCAAAAGACCCAGAGAGTCAGCCTCAGATGACAGAGAGAGCCCTAGAGAGgcacagaaaatgaaagcagCCAAACTGACTGAAAAGGTCCCTGTGTTGGTCAACCATGGAGAAGCCCAGAAACACACT GAAAGAGGTGGGCTTTGGAGTCAAGGTTTGAAAATTTCAATGCAAGACCCAAAGATGCAG CTATACAAGGATGATAAAGTAGTAGTAATCAAAGACAAATACCCCAAAGCTCGCCACCACTGGCTCGTCCTGCCATGGCAGTCCATCCCCAGTCTGAAGGCACTGTGTGAGGAGCACTGTGACTTGGTCAAACATATGCAGCAAGTGGCCGATCAGATGGTTCAGCAGTGCCCCGATTCTAGCTCCCTCAGCTTCCGCACAGGGTACCATGCCATCCCAAGTATGAG TCATGTCCATCTCCACGTGATCAGCCAGGACTTCGACTCTCCTTgtttaaagaacaaaaagcaCTGGAACTCTTTTACAACTGACTATTTCATTGagtctaatg ATGTCATTCAGATGCTTGAAACAAATGGAAGGGTCACAGTAAAAGAAGGCGCCACTGAGTTGTTGAAACTTCCACTCTGCTGTCACATGTGTCACAAAGAGCTCTCCACTATACCGGCTCTGAAGGAACATCTCAAGTCTCACTTTCCCAGATAA
- the aptx gene encoding aprataxin isoform X2, translated as MLKCRLAGLLAKRGFINQFCCLTYKQLSWVDVQKRLLKTKNAPGSKLGTNPTSVDSVVVGTGNEVRIKPGQRLHIVNQLYPYTIQFKEDPTGKNSGTKRPRESASDDRESPREAQKMKAAKLTEKVPVLVNHGEAQKHTERGGLWSQGLKISMQDPKMQLYKDDKVVVIKDKYPKARHHWLVLPWQSIPSLKALCEEHCDLVKHMQQVADQMVQQCPDSSSLSFRTGYHAIPSMSHVHLHVISQDFDSPCLKNKKHWNSFTTDYFIESNDVIQMLETNGRVTVKEGATELLKLPLCCHMCHKELSTIPALKEHLKSHFPR; from the exons ATGTTAAAATGCCGACTTGCTGGCTTGTTAGCGAAGAGGGGATTCATAAACCAATTCTGCTGCCTCACTTACAAACAGTTGTCCTGGGTCGATGTCCAGAAACGACtattaaagacaaaaaatgcTCCCGGCAGCAAG CTTGGCACAAATCCCACCTCCGTAGACTCTGTAGTGGTGGGTACAGGCAATGAGGTCAGGATAAAGCCTGGACAGCGGCTTCATATTGTCAATCAGCTCTATCCATACACAATTCAGTTCAAGGAGGATCCCACTGGCAAAAATAGTGGCACCAAAAGACCCAGAGAGTCAGCCTCAGATGACAGAGAGAGCCCTAGAGAGgcacagaaaatgaaagcagCCAAACTGACTGAAAAGGTCCCTGTGTTGGTCAACCATGGAGAAGCCCAGAAACACACT GAAAGAGGTGGGCTTTGGAGTCAAGGTTTGAAAATTTCAATGCAAGACCCAAAGATGCAG CTATACAAGGATGATAAAGTAGTAGTAATCAAAGACAAATACCCCAAAGCTCGCCACCACTGGCTCGTCCTGCCATGGCAGTCCATCCCCAGTCTGAAGGCACTGTGTGAGGAGCACTGTGACTTGGTCAAACATATGCAGCAAGTGGCCGATCAGATGGTTCAGCAGTGCCCCGATTCTAGCTCCCTCAGCTTCCGCACAGGGTACCATGCCATCCCAAGTATGAG TCATGTCCATCTCCACGTGATCAGCCAGGACTTCGACTCTCCTTgtttaaagaacaaaaagcaCTGGAACTCTTTTACAACTGACTATTTCATTGagtctaatg ATGTCATTCAGATGCTTGAAACAAATGGAAGGGTCACAGTAAAAGAAGGCGCCACTGAGTTGTTGAAACTTCCACTCTGCTGTCACATGTGTCACAAAGAGCTCTCCACTATACCGGCTCTGAAGGAACATCTCAAGTCTCACTTTCCCAGATAA